A single genomic interval of Aureliella helgolandensis harbors:
- a CDS encoding peptidoglycan-binding protein yields MSEFVWLRHGDRLPSVVVAQMLLNRTGESLGVDGIYGSRTAAAVKKFQREHRPLTVDGVIGQNTWPRLIANEHLQILDCIDVFDESLFKMEVGDLRRSGASPVLIGGMCNGIEQAICDIRGRANNLFLLRFHGHGAPGAAGVSDGHGSIEDHSTFRNDTATRNALSRLRGCFGSYGCIQFMHCNTAQGAQGTSFLRMVSSVTGVPASAGVDTQFAGTLRKTVRFEGPTRTFCPSGGAMRSWATTLPQFAGMSIA; encoded by the coding sequence ATGTCCGAATTTGTATGGTTGAGGCATGGTGATCGGCTGCCGTCAGTGGTCGTCGCGCAGATGTTGCTCAATCGGACAGGCGAATCGTTAGGTGTCGATGGGATTTATGGTTCTCGCACCGCTGCCGCTGTAAAAAAATTTCAACGCGAACACCGTCCGCTAACTGTTGACGGCGTGATCGGTCAAAACACATGGCCTCGACTGATTGCCAATGAACACTTGCAAATTCTTGATTGCATCGATGTCTTTGATGAAAGCTTGTTCAAAATGGAAGTTGGTGACTTGAGGAGGTCTGGTGCCTCTCCAGTACTGATCGGCGGGATGTGCAATGGTATCGAGCAAGCAATCTGTGACATTCGTGGACGGGCTAACAATCTGTTTTTGCTGCGGTTTCATGGGCACGGAGCACCCGGTGCGGCAGGAGTTTCAGATGGCCATGGAAGTATTGAAGATCATTCGACCTTTCGCAACGATACGGCCACGCGCAACGCACTCTCGAGGTTACGCGGCTGCTTCGGATCTTATGGATGCATCCAGTTCATGCATTGCAATACGGCTCAAGGCGCACAGGGGACTAGTTTTCTGCGCATGGTTTCGTCGGTCACGGGCGTTCCGGCATCAGCGGGCGTCGACACGCAATTCGCCGGAACGCTCCGTAAGACGGTACGGTTTGAAGGCCCAACTCGCACATTTTGTCCGAGCGGCGGTGCGATGCGCTCTTGGGCCACGACCCTGCCACAATTTGCAGGAATGAGTATCGCGTAG
- a CDS encoding sulfatase family protein, whose amino-acid sequence MGAPQTARVMAQAVELPEIQRSAGAKQRNVIFILTDDHRYDAMGFAGHPFLETPNMDQLASQGVHLKNAFVTTSLCSPSRASILTGLYTHKHRVIDNNRLVPPNTIFFPQYLQQAGYSTAFIGKWHMGGAHDEPRPGFDHWVSFRGQGNYLSPGPNYTLNVNGERVPQRGYITDELTDYAVDWLEQQSADKPFFMYLSHKAVHANFTPAERHADRYADADLSFLPKGKEITAQANSPRWVRDQRNSWHGIDFSYHSDKGLDYLYRRYCESVLAVDDSVGRVLEQLKTMGIHDETIVIYMGDNGFMWGEHGLIDKRVAYEASIRVPLVMQCPDLYPGGTVVEEVIGNIDIGPTILQAAGLETPEYMDGESFLELPNNPSQAWRDYFLYVYYWEKNFPQTPTQFALRGERYKYITYYGLWDTDEFYDLQNDPGETQNLIYDPSLAATIKTYEAKLYEMLGEAGGMDIPMNQPAGRSSNKRWAERGGAHAADFPSAMVVDEPINRQAQ is encoded by the coding sequence ATGGGGGCCCCCCAGACGGCTCGGGTGATGGCTCAGGCGGTAGAATTGCCGGAAATCCAGCGGAGTGCGGGAGCGAAGCAGCGCAACGTCATTTTCATCTTGACCGACGATCACCGCTACGACGCCATGGGGTTTGCGGGGCACCCGTTCCTTGAGACACCCAATATGGACCAGCTTGCCAGCCAAGGTGTGCATCTCAAGAACGCGTTTGTCACGACATCATTATGCTCCCCTAGTCGAGCCTCAATCTTGACCGGGCTGTACACCCACAAGCACCGGGTGATCGACAACAACCGCCTGGTACCGCCAAACACTATTTTCTTTCCGCAGTACTTACAACAGGCCGGTTATTCCACTGCTTTTATTGGCAAATGGCACATGGGGGGTGCACACGACGAACCAAGGCCTGGATTTGATCATTGGGTCAGCTTTCGCGGCCAAGGCAACTACCTCTCTCCAGGCCCCAATTACACATTGAACGTCAATGGCGAGCGGGTGCCCCAACGGGGCTACATCACCGACGAGTTGACCGACTACGCAGTCGACTGGTTGGAACAGCAAAGTGCGGACAAACCGTTCTTCATGTATTTGTCGCACAAAGCAGTCCACGCCAATTTCACTCCTGCCGAGCGCCACGCGGATCGCTATGCCGATGCCGATTTAAGTTTTCTCCCCAAGGGAAAGGAAATCACAGCCCAAGCCAATTCCCCCCGTTGGGTGCGAGATCAACGGAATAGCTGGCATGGCATTGATTTCTCGTACCATAGCGACAAGGGGCTCGATTACCTCTACCGCCGCTATTGCGAATCGGTGCTGGCCGTCGATGACAGCGTGGGACGCGTTCTAGAGCAACTGAAAACGATGGGAATCCATGACGAGACGATTGTAATCTATATGGGTGACAACGGTTTCATGTGGGGCGAACATGGCTTGATTGACAAGCGGGTCGCCTACGAAGCTTCCATTCGCGTCCCCTTAGTCATGCAATGTCCAGATCTTTACCCCGGCGGAACCGTCGTGGAAGAAGTGATCGGAAACATTGACATCGGCCCTACGATTCTGCAAGCAGCCGGTCTCGAAACTCCCGAGTACATGGATGGCGAGAGCTTTCTTGAATTGCCCAACAACCCATCGCAGGCATGGCGCGACTACTTTTTGTATGTCTACTATTGGGAGAAGAACTTTCCGCAAACGCCCACGCAATTCGCGCTTCGAGGGGAGCGTTACAAGTACATTACGTATTACGGTCTGTGGGACACCGATGAGTTCTACGATCTGCAGAACGATCCCGGTGAAACGCAAAACTTGATCTACGATCCGTCATTGGCCGCTACGATTAAGACGTATGAGGCCAAGCTCTACGAAATGTTGGGCGAGGCTGGAGGCATGGATATTCCCATGAACCAACCGGCAGGTCGCTCCTCGAACAAACGTTGGGCTGAACGTGGAGGAGCTCACGCTGCAGATTTCCCAAGTGCCATGGTCGTTGATGAGCCGATCAATCGCCAGGCCCAATAG
- a CDS encoding sigma-70 family RNA polymerase sigma factor produces MSLQSLERILVQSDKSFDAIERMIASAQQGDAEAMGELLAKYRKYLVFLARSQLHHHMQAKADPSDLAQEVCLAAHDGIQQFQGSTTAEFAAWLRSILTNVLANQVRRYLGTQKRDVRLEQALDQRLADASGFLQSGLAGDVTSPSQQFAKNEAFLELAEALEELPEDYRQVIVLRHVDAMPFTEVSRVMGRSVDSVEKLWVRALGKLRQKLASG; encoded by the coding sequence ATGTCCCTGCAAAGCTTGGAGAGAATTTTGGTTCAAAGCGACAAATCATTCGATGCAATAGAGCGGATGATTGCCAGTGCCCAGCAGGGCGATGCCGAAGCCATGGGAGAACTGCTGGCCAAGTACCGCAAATACTTGGTCTTCTTGGCGCGATCACAACTTCATCATCACATGCAGGCCAAGGCGGATCCCTCCGACTTGGCCCAGGAGGTTTGCTTAGCGGCCCACGATGGCATCCAACAATTCCAGGGTAGCACAACGGCGGAATTTGCCGCATGGCTGCGCAGCATTCTGACCAACGTATTAGCCAACCAAGTTCGTCGCTATTTGGGGACGCAAAAGCGAGATGTGCGTTTGGAGCAAGCGCTCGACCAGCGACTCGCCGATGCCTCGGGCTTCCTCCAATCAGGCTTGGCTGGCGATGTGACCTCGCCGAGTCAACAGTTTGCGAAGAACGAGGCCTTTTTGGAATTGGCTGAAGCGCTCGAAGAACTTCCGGAAGACTATCGCCAAGTAATTGTATTGCGACACGTTGATGCAATGCCGTTTACTGAAGTGTCGCGCGTGATGGGGCGAAGTGTCGATAGCGTTGAAAAGCTCTGGGTCCGAGCACTCGGGAAACTGCGTCAAAAACTCGCCTCCGGTTAA